The stretch of DNA TCCACCATAATAGTACTTATCCGCATTTTGATCGTAATCAAAAACCAGTTCATCTCCTGCTTCAAAATTTGGGAAGTAAACATCCGTAGTGTGTTTTAATAGAATCTGGATGCTCAAATCTTCGTAATTTACATTTTTAAATGTCAATTTTCGGGTGCAAAAGTCGAGTAGATTCAATAAATCAGACGACGCAGATCTTGAAGATGATGATCTAAAAGAAGAGGAAGTTGCCCCCATGCACAACTGGTAATTGGGACTTGCTGCCAATGCAAGGTTGGTATGTACTCTAAGATTGGCAGGCATTTCAAAACGATTCATAGTGCTTGATACCCGATTGGATGCCCTATAGTATTCATTAAAAAATTGCTCGAACTGATCTAAATTATAGAAGAGTCCAAAACCAACATTGGAATCAAAAAAGATCAGATTGCCTGTAGGAGTCCTAAAAAGTGCAACCATGTGCCCCGTAGCCAATTGATTGATAGAAGCTCGTGTTATCCTATTATACTCAAAGGCAATATTGGTAATGGTAACGGCACTAACAGGATGCAATTGGAAATGCCCTCTAATCCCACTCATGATTCGATCGATCGTTACCGTTAACTGATTTTGTATGTTTGGAGAATTCATTCCCTGTCCAGCTTGGTAATTGGGAACAAGTTGACTCATTTCAGTAGGTAAAGTTCCTGGGTATAGACTAGAGGTTACCCCTTGCGCAGCAAAAAAAGTATTGACAGACTGACTTTGAAATGCCTGGTCTGCTTGTTGTTGCAAGGACATTATTTGATTCATTTCAGTTGTGCCATTGGTAGCTCCCTGAATAGACATCAGATGAATCACATCAACTGGACTCATATTCCCACTAAAAGCAGTCGTCAAAAAATAAGTAGAAGACCCCACACAATAACCAGAAGGACAAGACTGTGACATACCTAATTGGTAACGTTGACTATAGGGCACAAAATAAGAAGCCCATTTCTTCATAATTTTATGATACTTGGGCTTAGAGACGGGTTGGCTGTTCGTCCATGGCGTACAGTAGCTATAGTTAGCCATTAAAATAGCCAACAATAAGGTTAAATAAACAAATAATTTTTTCATTTGGATAATGGTTTTAAATGTTAAAAAATTGAAGTAGCCTTAAATAATAGCTGCTTCAGGCCATCAATAATTGGGTATTGATTGTATAAATAATATCTTTTTTTGTCCTTATCACAGGACATAGCTTGCCCACTATTACTCCTTTGAAGACTAATAGAATCGATAATCATTCTGTCTTTTTTAGCTGAACGAAAGTTTTATTTTTTAATGGTTTATCACCACAAATCCTCAGGCTATATGCTTAGTTTTTAATGTTATATTTAGACAAACCTTTCCCGTTTCTAAATCTTGTAGATTTAGATTCTAGCTTTTGAGCGCTATAGCTATCAAGGCTTTAAAACAAGCCTTTAGGCTATACGCATATGTATATTGTTTTTTATTAGCCTGCTTTATTATTTTTTATTTTAGTGCCTCTTCTTCTTTCCTAGAAAGAATAGGGCAAACGCTCTCCTTTTGATCAATAGCAAATTATACCTTGATCAATTAAAAGGCAACCATTACAATGGTAATGAACGCACCTTATAACTCCATATCCCTCTTAAGGATAAGGAAGCTACCATACTTTTTAACATTTATTATTTTAATACTACGTGGTTTTCAACGGAGTAATGTTATTTATGAGGATAAGTATAATGGGAGTATACTTTTATGGGATTTTCCCATCCTCTTAACTATTTGTATTAAACAAAGCAGCTTAAAAATATTATTTCTCATTTAAAATTATTCTTAAACAACTTTTTGGGATAAACATACAATAAGGCAGGGCAATGATAGACAAAAGCTAATTAAAAACCAAAAAATTGGATATATTATTTACATTAAATCAATCATTTTCAAGCAATAACAAAAAGGCGAGCACTTTTTTGATAAGAGATGTATTGCTATTCATTTCTAAAAAAACAGCTTACGAATTAAGTCATTTAATTCGTAAGCTGAATGATCAGTAGTAGTTGATTATGCTAAACCACCAATCATATCTTCAGGGCGTACCCACTCATCAAATTCTTCTTCTGTCAGATACCCCAATTTCAAACCAGCAGCTTTGAGTGTTGTTCCTTCTTTGTATGCTTTTTTGGCAATTTCAGAGGCTTTATCATATCCAATTTTGGTATTTAAAGCCGTAACTAGCATTAAAGAATTGTTCAAATTTTCCTTAATAGCCTCATGATTCGGTGCTAGTCCTTTGGCACAATTCTCATTAAAACTATCGCAAGCATCTCCAATTAATTGCGCAGACATCAAAAAATTGTAAATCATCATAGGCTTAAATACATTTAACTGAAATTGCCCAGTCATGCCTCCTATGTTAATTGCAACATCATTTCCTGCAACCTGAGCCATTGCCATTGTCATTGCTTCTGCCTGTGTTGGATTCACCTTACCTGGCATAATAGAAGATCCTGGTTCATTAGCAGGGATGATATACTCGCCAATGCCACAACGTGGTCCAGAGGCCAACATACGAATATCATTGGCAATTTTCATCAAAGAAACCGCTGCGGTTTTTAAGGCTCCATGTGCTTCAACAATGGCATCATGAGCGGCCAATGCTTCAAATTTGTTCTCAGCGGTAACAAAAGGCAAGTTAGACAAGGTTGCAATTTTTTCAGCAACCAATACAGCATACCCTTTTGGGGTATTCAAACCTGTTCCAACAGCCGTTCCACCCAAAGCAAGTTCTGCTAAATGATCCAATGTATTTTTGATGGCTTTAATTCCATGATTCAACTGAGAAACAAATCCAGACAATTCTTGACCTACAGTAACAGGAGTGGCATCCATAAAATGAGTACGTCCTATTTTTACAACATCTTTGTACTGTTCTGATTTTTCGGCTAGCGTATCACGCAAAGCTTCCATCCCAGGTAAGGTAACTTCTACTACCTTTTTGTAAGCAGCAATGTGCATAGCCGTAGGAAAGGTATCGTTAGAAGATTGAGACTTGTTGACATCATCATTGGGATGTACTGTTTTTTTCTCATCTAGGAGGTTTCCTCCATTCAATACATGAGCTCTATTGGCCACCACTTCATTCACATTCATATTAGACTGTGTACCCGATCCCGTTTGCCATACGACTAAAGGAAATTGGTCGTCCAATTTTCCCTCCAAAATTTCTTCACAAACCGCCCCAATCAAAGTTGCCTTATCGCTGTCCAATACCCCCAATTCAGCATTCGTTTGAGCCGCTGCTTTTTTCAAAATAGCAAATGCTTGAATGACCTCCTTAGGCATCGTGTGACCACCAATCTTAAAATTTTGCAAGGAACGTTGTGTTTGAGCTGCCCAATATTTATCGGCTGGCACATCAATATATCCAATAGAGTCTTTTTCTTTACGAAACCCCATAATTGTTTTAGTTTTTTATTAAAAAATATAATCTTCTACTCCTAGTTATAATCTAGAAGTATGTGAAAGTAAATGTCGCAAAAATCTTAACTTTATACAAGCATTAGTTCATCGAAATTAATATCATGGAACAAATCAAAAAAATAATTGGTCTAAACCTAGTTATCTTAGTCGCCTATACTGTATTAATACAGCTAATTGCTCAAGATGGTTTAAAAATTCTTGTGGTAACATTTTATACGGTAATGGCACACACACTTATTAATGGTATCTTAACTACCTTTTTTTTATTTAAAGATCAAGACAGCCCCCTTTCAAAAGCGTTTTTCTTGAGTGCAGTACTCATTATGCTCATTGGTTTTTCTTCTTGCTGGGGAAATGTATTCATAAGTGATCTGATTCGTTGATTGTCAAATTAGATAGGTTATTAATTTTCCATGCCGTTGCTTTTTATCTTTTCTTAAATAATATTTAAATCTCTCCTCTATAAACACGTTAAAAAGCGTTAAGATTCGCTTGAACTATTTTTATAGTTAAGAAAAATAGCCTATTTTTGTAAGGAATTTTTTAAGAATAATTATTTTAGTTAAAATCTATTTAGACAACATGGAAAACAAGGAAAACTTAATATTAGGTGGTATGGTAGTCATGGCACTTTGGCTTTCAGTTTTAACGTATAAAGTATATTCAGGCGGTGCTAGTGCGAGTACACTTGCAGCAACTAGAGCGCTCAACACAACGGCAAGTATCCCTGCAACTCCTCCTAATGGACAACCTGCGATAAAGCCTACTAACACCAGTACACAACCTCAACAACCTGAAGTAGATCCTGCTACAGCAGCAAACATCACCTTTGAAGAGAACAACTTTGATTTTGGTACCTTAGAAGAAGGCGAAAAAGTAGAACATATCTTTAAATTCGAAAATACTAGTAATAACCCCTTAACTATTTCTAACGCTAGAGGTAGCTGTGGATGTACCGTTCCAGAATGGCCAAGAGAGCCTATTGCTCCTGGAGAAAGTGGTGAAATCAAAGTAAAATTTGATTCTAAAGGCAAAAAGGGTAAGCAAAGTAAAACCGTTACGATTACAGCCAATACCATTCCTAGCAATACCATCCTAACCATTAACTCTGATGTAATCAAATTGGATGGAGAAGATGAAAATACAGAAACTGTAAAATAAACAACTTAAGAAGTTAGCATCTGCTTTACTTGAAGTTGAAATCAACTAAAAACTCTACTCAGAATTTATTTTGTGTAGAGTTTTTTTGTATCATTGTAATAACTTTTAGAAATTATTGAAAGTTCTGAATCATTCAAAATAATAGCTAATTTAACTGCTCTTTTAAAGCATTCACTTTAACCAACTTACAAGCCTATTAGTTATAAAATACTACTGATTCTAACATTCATAGTTTCATTCCAATAAGTATACATACAAAAGGGGGCTAATTTCCTCTTATTAAGATGAATTATAATCTTTTTTTTCAGCTATACCCCCAACCCATAACAACTCAAATAGCTACATCTACAAACCATTCGTCAAAGAATATTAATAAAAGCATTGCTTTGGACTATGAAAAATTATCTATCGCTTATTAAATTTAGCCACACTATTTTTGCAATGCCATTTGCCTGCATTGGTTTCTTTCTGGCCACCACAACCACTTCCGCTTCGACCAATATCAATTGGTGGCTATTCCTAAAGGTTGTACTATGTATGGTCTTTGCAAGAAGCGCAGCGATGGCATTTAACCGATATGCAGATAGAGACATTGACGAAAAAAACCCAAGAACAGCATTAAGAGAAATACCTGCTGGTGTTATCTCTCCAGACAATGCCCTTTATTTTGTAATTGTTAATGGTTTGCTATTTACACTAACTACCTACTTTATTAATCCTCTCTGCTTTTATTTATCCCCTATTGCACTAGCTGTGGTTTTAGGTTATTCTTACACCAAGAGGTTTACAGCACTTTGCCATTTTGTACTAGGAATTGGTCTAGCCTTAGCTCCTGTTGGCGCTTATATAGCAGTTACAGGTATTTTTGATACCAATAGTATCATTGCTATATTATATTCTTTTGTCGTTTTGTTTTGGGTTTCTGGGTTTGACATTATTTATGCCTTGCAAGATGAAGATTTTGACAAATCTCTTGGGCTCAACTCCATTCCTGCCGCATTAGGGAAAAGCCGTGCGTTGATGCTTTCTAATTTTCTTCACCTAGTCTCAGCTAGTCTTGTTATTGTAGCAGGTTTGCAATCTAATGGGGGCATATATCACTGGATTGGGACATTTATTTTTATTGGCTTACTGATTTATCAACATTTTTTGGTAAAGCCAAACGACTTAAGCAAAGTAAACCTTGCCTTTTTTACAACCAATGGGATCGCCAGCGCTATTTTTGGTAGTTTAGTAATCCTTGATTTATTGCTCTAATCTAACGCCTAGCTGTTGATTTTAGATTGCACGCTACCTTACTAAGTATTTCTTAATGTTTTTTGCGTTAACAGCTTAAATGAGAATCTTGTTAAGCCCTCTATTTTTTTAGAATACGCTAAGACTAATCCCCTATCAAAATTATGGATTAGTCTTAGCGTACCTCTTCAATTTGATAATCTCTTCCTCTAAAAGAAAATTGATCTCCCACCTTTTTTTGAAACAATAACTTTCCTATTGGAGAAGCTAAGGTTATGGCAAAAAAGACCTGCTGATCAATTGTTAATTTCCCAGCGCTAATTGCAATATAAAATAGCCCATGATTCGTTTTAACTAATGCTCCTTGCTCTATTACAAAAAACTGAGCATTGGGCTCTATAGCATGTAATTGTTGCTTATAACTCAACAAAACTGCCAACTGTTGCATTTGTTTGTCTTTTTCCAAATGTAGCATTGCTCTTCCTGTTTCATACTTATCCCCAACACTACTTTTGGTTTCTGCTTCTAAAGAATCGTTCAATTCATTCAATCGATGTTCAATAACAGCTAAACGGTCTTTTAGATAGGACTCACATGCCTCATACAATCTTAACTTAATATCTTGTTTTAACATTTAGTGGATTTTTTTGCAAAGACATAAAAAAAGCACAAACAGTTGTCTTACAACCATTTGTGCTTCACTTAGTAGCGAGAGGGAGACTCGAACCCCCGACCTCAGCATTATGAGTGCTGCGCTCTAACCAACTGAGCTACCTCGCCGTTTCTCTTAAGTGCGGAGCAAAGATACACCCTTTTATCGTCAATCCAAATTTTCTGTATAAAAAAATGCTTTTTTTCTAAAAAAAATTAACTCCCACAAACAACTAAAACAATAACACAAAGAAACCCAGCACCTTAAGCAAACAACTTAAAATACTGGGTTTTATTTTTTAGATAAATTTCTTTTTTCTAATTAAATGAAGGACAGCCTTGCCCTCTTGCATGTCTACCATCATGCGTATAAATTACAGAGAACTCTAAAGATCCCTGACCGTTTGACACATTAGATAGTGTTGATGTATTAATATCATAACTCACTGCAAATTGGAACGTCTGATAATCGATTCCCAAAACGATCATTAATGCATCTGCATCAATCTCTGTATCCAAACGATTCGCCAAACGAGTCCAAACAGAAAGTTTCAACGCAAAATCATCATATCTTGGTGCTTGATACTTTATCCCTAAGCCCATATTAAGTTCCATTGAAGGACCTTGAAACATTCCAACAAATCCTGGTAATAAACTAATAGAAGAACTACGCCCTCCTACCAAAAATTCACCTCCAGCATGTGCCGTTACTCTCATATACAAACGCTCTACATCAGAACTAGTGTTTGAGCGATTAAATAGTGATATTTCTGGACGATTAAGATGGTATAATCCCAAGCCAGCATAAACACTCTTACGCTCCCCCATAACACCATACCATAACAAACCAGCGCTCAAATCAGGATAAATCTTAGTCATTCTCATTGCTCCTGAATTCTCCCCACTTGTAATATTAGGATCATAGGTATTATTACGAACAACATATTGTGTGCTATAAGTCAAATTTAACCATTTAACACTTCTTTGTCCAATTCCTATTTGTGCTCCTGCTACTAAATAAGAAGTCAAACTCGCTCGATAAGAACGTCTTCCTCCTGTCAATTTTTTCATATAAGAAACGCCCAAATTAATATCTGTAACATTATATTTACCACCTCCAGCAACATCTGTTAAAGCAGAAAAACTCACTCCAACATAATCCGATTTAAATACAGGTGTTTTAAGCTCTGCTCCTAATGCATAAGTATAATATGCATTTGGTCCTCCCATAACAGATCCCCATTGTGTTCTAAAATTTGCACCAACACGCCACATCCCTTCAAAAACACCAGCCATTGCAGGGTTCAAACGAAGAGGTGCTTGATAATACTGTGTATACCTTGAGTCTTGTGCTTGCAGCTCTTGGCTCGGCAATAAAGAAACACCATTAAATATAATAGCAATAAGAGAGAGTCTAAAAAATAATTTCATAATCAATGGATTAACAATATTCTAACTAATAGTTTCTTCTTTTCTTAGGCTAAGACGAACAGCTTAACCTCAATAGACTTAGCGTATAACACGTTCAATCTAAGTTGGATTTTATTGTAAGTATAACGAAAAAAATGGTAGGAATCTTACAATAAGTATAATATTTCTTTTAAATAAATTGCAGAGGCTTCAAAATAAAGCCTCTGCAATTTTCATCTATCTTATCGAAGTAAATTAACATTTCCTTTAATCTGAGTAGTTTCTCCATCTTTAAACAAGACATCAGCATACCAAGAGTAAATCCCTGATGTAGCAGGTTGGCCACGGAAAATACCATCCCATCCTTGAGTAGCAATATTAGGATCTAAGCTATTGCCTTCAAAGACCAATTCGCCCCATCTGTCATAAACTCTAAAGAGTACTACTTCCTGAATTTTTTCACCCCCTTGGATAAAGAAGTAATCGTTCACCCCATCACCATTAGGCGTAAATCCAGTAGCCGCATTGGCTCTTCGTGGTTTTTCAACATCAATAATCACAATACTATCGACCGTACAACCATTCGCATTGGTGGCGGTAAATTCATACTGCACACCTTCAGCAGGAGCAATATCAAAGCTATAAGAGCTATCGGTTACAACACCCATCACCCCTGTAATTTGTGTCCAACTGTAAAGCACTCCTGTGGTATCGTTTAAGGTCGCCTGAATAGTCAAACTATCCAAGTATTCAATGGTCGTATTTCCAGTCATGCTGCTAATAAAGAACGGATCTGCATCTTCTACAACCAAAGCTGTATCAACCACACAACCATTTTCATCTTTTACCGACAAGGTATAAATTCCAGCACTCAAACCAGAGAAGATGTTTCCATTTTGCCAAGTCGTTCCATCAATGCTGTATTCCAATAAACCACTCAATACCGTTCCACCTGCACCGATTGCGGTTAAAACTCCCGTTTGATCGCCTGCACAGAAAGTTCCAGCGGTTGTTCCTGTAATCGTCAAGGCTTCTGGCTCTTCAATAGTAATGCTAGTATCCGCCATACAACCTCTACTATCGGTTATCGTAACGGTATACAAACCAGGCGCTAAATCGGTTACTCTGCTGCTGCTAGCTCCATGGCTCCAATTTGCAGTGTAAGCAGGTGATCCACCTGTAGGAGTTACCTGAGCCGTTGCATTATCTGCCCCATGACACAAGATCGCCGTTGTTTGTTGGATATCTAGGTTGATTGCAGAAGGTTCTGTAATGGTATAGCTAAAGCTTTCCGTACAGAATGTAGCATCGGTTACGGTTAGCTCATAAACCCCAGCAGCCAAGCCACTGTTTGGATTGCCAATAAAGCCATTCGACCAATTGTAACCCACCAATACCTTATTCGAAGTAAGAATGTCAATGCTACCGTCCGTTAAACCATGACAACTCACAGGACTAACATTTTCCGTTACCGTAATTGGAGTTGCCTCTGTGATGGTAACGGTCGCACTCGCTGTACACATATTGGCATCGGTCGCTACTACCGTAACAGGACCTGCACTAAGATTCGTAGCAGTAGTACTGACTTGCCCACTAGGATCGGTCCATACGTAAGAATAAGTAGGAACACCACCATTCGTAGTCAGTACGGTTGCAATACCATTGTCGCCACCAAAACAAGTGACATCTTGCTGTACGCCAGCCGTCACGACTAATTGACTAGGCTCTCCAACCGTACCCGTTAAGGTCAAGGTACAACCCAAACTATCGGTTACCGTAACGGTATAATTACCTGCCGCTAAACTATCGGCAACAACGGTATGTTGACTAGGACTGCTATTCCAAGCAAAGGTATAATTGCTTCCTGTTCCTCCTGTAATAACCGCAGCAATTTCACCACTAGCCGCTCCAAAACAAAGGGCATCTGTAGTGGTTAAGTAGCCCGTTAATCCAAGAGCAGGCTCTGAAATCGTAAAGGTGTCCACATCAAAACAACCATTGGCATCGGTTGCTGTTACAGTATGTATCCCAGCCGATAAACCAGTAGCTGTAATACTATTTTGTCCAGGTGCTCCTGACCATTGGAAGGTATAACCACTGGTTGGCGTTCCTCCTTGAATACTCAAGGTAGCCGATCCCGTAGCCCCTCCTTTACAAGCAACAGGAGTGGTGAAAATAGCCGTAATATCTACTGCGGTAGGTTCTGTAATTATCGCCGTAGCAATCGCCGTACAGCCATTGGCATCCGTAAGAGTAACAGGATGTGAACCACCAACTAAGCCTGTAGCCGTAGCATTGGTTTGTCCATCCGCCCATAGATAAGTATAAGTAGGTACTCCTCCTGTTCCAGCAACCGTAGCAGTTCCCGTTCCAACGCCATTACAAGTAGCATTGGTGGTGGCTGTAATGGCAGCCGTCAACAAAGAAGGTTCACTAATCGTAACCGTTGTGGAGTTGGTACAGTTGTTAGAATCTGTTACCACTACTGTATAGATTCCAGCAGCTAACCCAATTGCCGTTTGGCTCGTTTGGTTCGCC from Aureispira anguillae encodes:
- a CDS encoding T9SS type A sorting domain-containing protein, with the translated sequence MKKLFVYLTLLLAILMANYSYCTPWTNSQPVSKPKYHKIMKKWASYFVPYSQRYQLGMSQSCPSGYCVGSSTYFLTTAFSGNMSPVDVIHLMSIQGATNGTTEMNQIMSLQQQADQAFQSQSVNTFFAAQGVTSSLYPGTLPTEMSQLVPNYQAGQGMNSPNIQNQLTVTIDRIMSGIRGHFQLHPVSAVTITNIAFEYNRITRASINQLATGHMVALFRTPTGNLIFFDSNVGFGLFYNLDQFEQFFNEYYRASNRVSSTMNRFEMPANLRVHTNLALAASPNYQLCMGATSSSFRSSSSRSASSDLLNLLDFCTRKLTFKNVNYEDLSIQILLKHTTDVYFPNFEAGDELVFDYDQNADKYYYGGYEVQSIDLDEGRNPVGAFDQHDNMDFSWTSNSTITYKPRNLFNTEVLIDNYKESAHTQYREVRDADGINGGSANAIISSYRLGAREYIEVKKWGTKKMDLSKLETIRFKNASYDDIGQKRVRLGNNAWDLWPNLHQGTTIDFDYHGNGVVKHNGSILQQIDMYWTAPTTWYSGDELDFSWYNAQQINYRPYWSNSWNNIPTVTLVDFNNGAYSSYVDADGVQGYTPQMYMKVYVSEDQKVLNIELHGRAAYPNERHVMALVDQPVKEAVALRLMPNPTNSVLNVSVEGASSGAAYFIYDAMGRMVLQQSINRGNMSTSIDVSNLQSGLYYIVLPDEEGGKTQEKFIVAH
- the fumC gene encoding class II fumarate hydratase, with translation MGFRKEKDSIGYIDVPADKYWAAQTQRSLQNFKIGGHTMPKEVIQAFAILKKAAAQTNAELGVLDSDKATLIGAVCEEILEGKLDDQFPLVVWQTGSGTQSNMNVNEVVANRAHVLNGGNLLDEKKTVHPNDDVNKSQSSNDTFPTAMHIAAYKKVVEVTLPGMEALRDTLAEKSEQYKDVVKIGRTHFMDATPVTVGQELSGFVSQLNHGIKAIKNTLDHLAELALGGTAVGTGLNTPKGYAVLVAEKIATLSNLPFVTAENKFEALAAHDAIVEAHGALKTAAVSLMKIANDIRMLASGPRCGIGEYIIPANEPGSSIMPGKVNPTQAEAMTMAMAQVAGNDVAINIGGMTGQFQLNVFKPMMIYNFLMSAQLIGDACDSFNENCAKGLAPNHEAIKENLNNSLMLVTALNTKIGYDKASEIAKKAYKEGTTLKAAGLKLGYLTEEEFDEWVRPEDMIGGLA
- a CDS encoding DUF1573 domain-containing protein is translated as MENKENLILGGMVVMALWLSVLTYKVYSGGASASTLAATRALNTTASIPATPPNGQPAIKPTNTSTQPQQPEVDPATAANITFEENNFDFGTLEEGEKVEHIFKFENTSNNPLTISNARGSCGCTVPEWPREPIAPGESGEIKVKFDSKGKKGKQSKTVTITANTIPSNTILTINSDVIKLDGEDENTETVK
- a CDS encoding UbiA-like polyprenyltransferase, with the translated sequence MKNYLSLIKFSHTIFAMPFACIGFFLATTTTSASTNINWWLFLKVVLCMVFARSAAMAFNRYADRDIDEKNPRTALREIPAGVISPDNALYFVIVNGLLFTLTTYFINPLCFYLSPIALAVVLGYSYTKRFTALCHFVLGIGLALAPVGAYIAVTGIFDTNSIIAILYSFVVLFWVSGFDIIYALQDEDFDKSLGLNSIPAALGKSRALMLSNFLHLVSASLVIVAGLQSNGGIYHWIGTFIFIGLLIYQHFLVKPNDLSKVNLAFFTTNGIASAIFGSLVILDLLL
- a CDS encoding PorP/SprF family type IX secretion system membrane protein, with protein sequence MKLFFRLSLIAIIFNGVSLLPSQELQAQDSRYTQYYQAPLRLNPAMAGVFEGMWRVGANFRTQWGSVMGGPNAYYTYALGAELKTPVFKSDYVGVSFSALTDVAGGGKYNVTDINLGVSYMKKLTGGRRSYRASLTSYLVAGAQIGIGQRSVKWLNLTYSTQYVVRNNTYDPNITSGENSGAMRMTKIYPDLSAGLLWYGVMGERKSVYAGLGLYHLNRPEISLFNRSNTSSDVERLYMRVTAHAGGEFLVGGRSSSISLLPGFVGMFQGPSMELNMGLGIKYQAPRYDDFALKLSVWTRLANRLDTEIDADALMIVLGIDYQTFQFAVSYDINTSTLSNVSNGQGSLEFSVIYTHDGRHARGQGCPSFN